TCCTCTTGTAGTTTATGGACTACAAACCTGTATGCtggatttaaaaaatcttgttaaaatttttactgtagGATTATCAAATTCCATTTCTGGGAGgctcatcataatattttattaattattattcattaatgataattattgcattataagtGCACAAAATTATGGTCTTTAACTAGTAATTTACTCTTGAAAGATATCTAATTATTTTCCTCAAGCTCAAATACAGATATAATTTAGCATTTAGAAAAATGTTCGAAGACTTGAGGGGACTTTTTTTATATGCCTTTATTTAAGTTGacatgtttcatgtttgtaaagatggaattttaaaatcagttttcctATTTCTTCTTggtttgctgaaatttttaaattttctatcctttttttttaataataaatttttatgctttcaaaattgAACTGACAATTATTGAATTAatccatttaatataaaaaaaatcatctgattgtggattttagaaaaaaaaattgatttaaaatactataacatttctaataataagttgaaaattaaaaattaaaatacataacaattaatgaaaatttttactttttacatataaataaaacttagttaaaaaaaaaagcatttttattagcTGTATTCTTGTTAATCATTTACAGTTAATGAGCCAAAGTAAATTTTGAATCGTATGAGATTTCTATTGGCAGGGAGGGTTGAGAGAGGAAAAATAGGCATCAATTTTCCACATTCCACATTAGCAGGCACATGTTCTGTCATTCCTGTCTTGAAAATAATCTTTCCTGAATTAGCTCCTTTGATTAATTACTTTGCTCATAGTTGTAActcctcagattttttttttttttttatccctcttATATTGTTCATCCAAATTAGTCTTTGGAACCATACCAAAAAAACTTTTCACTTCTGCAAGATTCTCCATTCTCTTCTTGAACATATCATTCtgtaaattaaattgcataatagtttttttttacatattgcatTTACTGTATTGAATAACTTGATGTAAGATTATATGTCATGTGACATAAGTTTtctaattaaactgaaaaagtCCTCGAATAAAGTATTTAGGAATTATTAAGAAgggtttaaatttttctatttaacaatCATTAAGACTTCTGTGTATTTcacctttcaaaaaaaaatcttttatagttgCTTATTCAGTCTAGTGACTTTTTTAATATCAACTCTATTAAATCCATTATTTCAATGCTTCTTCAAACCATGTTGCATGCATATTTTGGTAGAAGAGAATAGTATGAtgttttttcttatattgaaaatgtttaattattgctttctatttttagatttatttgatcatcataatattttttaaaattttttattaatgtttctatATTTGAATCTTCACTTTTTTTCAGTATGTGGTGTGATATTAGCAGATTTTCTGAGTGGTTTAGTTCATTGGGGTGCTGATACTTGGGGATCTGTAGATCTCCCCATCGTTGGAAAAGTaggttgattttatttttcactgtttttctaaatttctgtcGTTTTAAAGTTTACTTATGTCTATTTACAATAATAACCTGttgttttaagattttcaaaatttaatcaagtaATCATGTTTAATAATCATAACAAAATATgctactaataaaaatgttttcctttttctgttgtatttaattgtatattcttctttttcttagTATATTCTTTCAGGCAAATGAAATccatattcaaattattacttttccatttgttttttaatgtgtatttttttcattaattgaaaaaaaaaacattttgtattttttttaacaaaatatgcaCATTGCAactatatatgattttttaaaaatatatttttctttcttctattttttaccAATATAGCAGTCGATGTATTTGACAAGATTTCTCAAGTTTTAACCATTATTGTATTGATTGAAAACTGATATTATGCTAAAACTTTGTTAATTCCTACATTCTCATTAGCTTGTCAGTATATAGATGTTGCATCCACTTCAATACCATGCATGAAAAAAgagtttttgttttacaattgaaATTGGTGTATTTGGCTTTGTATTTGGATTTAGatttctggcgcaagatcctGATACAGAAAAAGCTGCACTGAAGCAGCTGGTGTATTTGGCTTAATTGCACACGTTTAACAACTTCTATACTTactgagaaataatatttcacatcaacttttatatttcttttgatcaGAATCTAAAAGTACCACACTTTATTTTGTAACAGGaaaatgtgaataaaagaaatgtcatattttaaagaatatgttcatttaatttttaactgttttatgcataaaaaaaaacttcttttggTCTATTTGCATTCAGTCAAATGGATTCTCTATCTCTTAATGTCAAATAAGAGAACCAGATAAGTTACTTAATAATCTAATCtatcataaatgattttttaatgagtcaaaaaatttatttcatttttctttgcaaataaaatttttggacaaTATATGTATAAGTTTATATAGCATATTAATACtatgtttgtttgaaatgttaTTGGATTTTTGCTTCAAAGTAATTtcccatattttttaaataatctaagaaGCTAGAAAAATCATGGATAGATCAGAAGAAAACATAAAGaagattttacataaatatttattaatatttagtaaggAGGTAAAGCATTCAGCAATCcgaaattgattttatataaaattatttttattcttcatttgaattctgtttttcaaaatttaatctcttCTCTCAATTGTGgatttatcaagttttttttcacaatagataaattttaaactatgaatatttttttcatgtttcagttttagaatgaaaaattcaaataatttattattgtatatatatatatatatatattttttgataaagggGAATTTTGGTTATAAAGAAACTATACAACTGACTTAATACTCCCAgataattgtgaaaaatttccAGATTATTGTTTAGAATGTTATtatgaaagatttgaaatttatttttgttttttcatcttAGGCTTTTATTCGTCCTTTTCGTGAACATCATATTGATCCCACAGCCATCACAAGGcatgattttattgaaacaaatggtGATAATTTCATGGTGCCCATTCCATTCTTAGCATATATGGCCTATCAATTCTTCAGCTATCCTGCGgagaaaatatttcgtatttatcaTTGGAATTGCTTCGTCTTCCTACTTGGTTTATTCATTGCCATGACAAATCAggtaattagttatatttttatttatttgtgtatttgGTGTAAGGTAATATATTGCTTGGactgcacatttttttttgttatgaaatttaaatatttacattacaatgcatttatatttttaggaattcTGTAATTTAGTATTTGGTTGTTTTTGctagaagaattaattttattattagaaattcataGGATTTATATCATTGGTAAACTGCTAAAggaattaaagttttaaagaaaataaaaaaattggttgatattttaaacaatttaatgtaTTATCTCTACAAtacatataaattgtttatatcaATATTATGTGCAGTATACATTGTATGCTTATGATACATTGCAGTATATGATTTTCTGTTTCACAGAGGAGCCATTTTGAAACTTCAAGAATACATTGCTACCTCCCCTTTTCTTTTTACTTCGTCATTTTCAGCAATATATCAATGATATGTAAAacattaaaggatttttaaatatataagttttccaatgcttaatataaaaattttaagagagcagatgaaatattctttaataaaatgtgacATAAATATGTGGCATCTATGTCACAAGAATCTGAAAgtttctattctattttatttttaattcagccTTTACTACTGAATAAAATAGTgacagatgaaaaatttatttataaaagcattctTCTTAGGGTCTTATTAGTGaaatcaaatactaaaaatgttGAAACAATATGATTCTTGCtcactttttaaagattttttttatccgataatatatttgcttttgtatttatgttactgttttaaGCATCTGTGTTATCAAATTCCTTATCTGCCCCACTTGAAGCACTTAAAAATACCCAGAACTTGATTACATAACTTCAGTGAATAGCCGTCAAGTTTGTGTTATCTTATGAGCAGCggtagattaaaattattttaagcaaattgttCTTTATCCTTTTATCAGAGATTTTGGTGAAAGACAGAATTTGTTGATGGAAAGATTTTGTAGAATCTGTCATCATCTCATGAATAGAAGCTTATATTTCTTTCCTTGATGTTGTGAATGTGGGGAAAAATTTTATCATGTCAGCATACTACTTCTAACTTgtctaaattcattttaaattaaaacaaagatttaataagtatttttaaatgaagctcTTTACTtagaaaattagtttcttttatcattgtaaattaagcatatataatatttaaagaagtgatattttatttaaaaagtttttctgttTTAGTGTATTTGACAAGAAATTAcatttgatttacaaattttacaaGGAATTCATAAAAGACACTCATAAAGCATACATATAACAGTATactactttcaaataaatataatattgcaatttgAATAGTCATTGTTCTTATATATGTTAACATATCTTCAGTTTTGTGTGTCCTTTGAAAAgctcaacattttctttttataaatattctatctaTTCTTTACTTAGGAATTTCTGTAGTGATTGTATtgataaagtattttgaattatttatagagCTAAGAAATGCATTGACTAATGCCTTCTTGTATCACTGTTGATGTAATTCAGTGGTAGCTTACGATTAGGCTGACTATACagcttattaaattaattgaatgcaTAGTTATATGAGatattaaatgaatgtatataaaatgaatctaaatagTATTGAATTTACAGACTTcattacttattaaatattaatttaactttttatacaatTTGATACTTGACATGTCttgtaaaatgataattttatttatttgaattttatttttcctttatttcctattatgattttaaatctttttatttgtaaataataaaatcattattaataatttttaatttttcaacaattttatttctttttaatttctttatttttttttcataaatgacatatatattaaaataaataaagaaatatataatttaaaaagttactaaaataaataaaagttataaataaaacagataaattaacatgatttagtaaaaaaaattgatgaaacatgaactaaattgatattattaattgaagGACCTCATAATTTGCATTACATACACCCACTGTGTGTTTAAATTTGTCAccatctgatttaaaattattgaagaaagagtagtgaattgtatttaaacatattaatgcatttaaatttttctttcaactttgttatgaatttcattttctgaatggCTGTTGTTGAGTGAACTATcttgttttctgtttttataatgcTTCTGCTTAAactattttacaagaattttaatgGCTTTATAgtcttacaaaatttatattaaataagaaaaaataaaatcaggaacataaaaaaaattgactgatttctcaatttaattgtttttattccaaattagGTCATATTGACTGGTAGTTTTTGCAATTGAATAGTTGTTATAGTCAATATCTTTAAGATGATTTGCATCAATATTTGAAAGTACTAGTAGACTAACATCACATCAAGTCATTGTTATGACTAAAGATTAAAGTCATACTGAAAAACTTTTGATTCGTGAAAGTTACAAtaagtctttttttctttttgcttaaaaatacttttgaaaagttttgacaaaatttcataacttctagatgatattttttaatgatcttttaattataataagtgtttaattttcttgttagtttttttttaacgtttataatggtatttttttcacaatagaaaaaaaaaatgattttttttaaaggaaaaggtattgttgatgaaaaaaaagtgtaagaaaattctgtttgtaaacatttttttgttctttaaaaaatacacttaGATTTATAGAAAAGAAGTATTTTGAAAAGCAAATCATTAACCAATTAAAAGGTTTAAGTTTAAATGCAGTGTTGTagataaacaaaagaataatattttaagatgttctcgttaaataattttctaatcttgttttactttaataaagaaatacttttaggggaatttttttttccaaatgtattttttaaatattctttatttactattatttaatttatgtgttCTTATAGTGTTAAGAATGATATTACAAAGATATCCTTAAAAATTCCATTTGCATTGATAAAATGATGACACTCATTTCATTGCAGCATATCAATTAAtcatacataaatacataaattaatcatatataatattatatgcaCATAATAGCAACCGTTGTGGCAAAAGTAAGTAATGCTGTTTTAAGTaatatgaaaatgattatttactGTGATGTATTTTATTCCAGATTCATAAATGGTCTCACACATATTTTGGCATCCCTTATTGGGTTACCGTCCTCCAAGATTTCCACATCATCCTGCCCAGGCGGCATCATCGCATCCACCATGTGGCGCCTCATGAGACCTACTTCTGCATTACCACAGGTTGGCTCAACTATCCATTAGAAAAGCTGGGTTTTTGGACTTGTTTGGAGTGGGCCATTCAGACCCTTTTCAGCTGCAAGCCCCGGACAGATGACCTCAAGTGGGCCCAGCGGAAGGACTAGCAGTGCCTATTTTTTTactcatatgtatatatatgcgtataTATCAATGGCGTGCCATCTACTCACCTCAGGTTCACATTACTTACAGGGTTCCCTTTTGCTCCCTACCCCTTCTTTGAGATTCtcttatgttaaattttgatttagttctTGAATCAAGTTCACTTCTGATTCTTAAAATTgagattaattttcatatttattatgctttttttaaattaaaatatttatttaaatcataatttggTATCTCccagttttatcaaaaattctttttcatttctttttctttgaactgtttactgttattttttaaaaccccTAAATGTAATTTCTTGATTTCATGAtcatagacaaatatttttaaaaaattatgcatggaTAGGCCGCCCTTCATAAAAGAGTCATAACTGCCATTGTTATGCATTCAAAGATGAagcaatcaatatattttaatagtaactTTTAGAATATACATTTGCTATTAAAACTAAGattattccttttcttaaaaccttaaattatgaataatgttTAAAGTGTATTAGATTTTCAAAATCTATAATGGTTGTTAAGAATTATCAGTAATtcgaatataaaaaaactaaaattgttttactttaattataataattataaaaaaaaaaaattgaaattgaaacaaattccTTTTAATCTCAATGCacacttaaaataatgaataaaatttttaatatattccatgttaaaagatcttttttttttaaaaaaaaaagttttatattatttcactGATTTTAAGTAATGTATGGAACTCGTAACTTTAAACTTaggatttaaacttttttttccttattatgttAATTGTAGATTGTATTTAGAAAATGAGATACTTCCTCTGTCATTATTCACATGCAATTGATGGAAAGTACTAATAGAATTTGGCTTTATATGCTCTAAGATGTTTAATTTCAAggtatgttttatataaattttggaaactgGTCATCATATTTTGATtagtttgagaaatatttaaatttttagataattttcaattacaattaaaattaattttacggtTGATATCATTTTGTTaacttaatattgtttttcagcTAAGAAAAGGAGGTTTAGCTTTCAATTAAGATAAATATCTCAGTATTATTACATTATACAaaacacataataaaattaaacaattatttatgaaattaccataagtttatatagattttttaaattgttttttttatttgttttatgtaatCTTGTGGTTAGAGCTTGATAGGAAGTTCTTAACCTATCCAGCAGTAAGCTAAAAATCCATTAGGCACTTGAGATGCTGAtggattatttatcatttttgcaatgaattttaatgtttatgacctgttttagttttacttatattataattcattgcaaaaatagagctttggcatcattgaaaaaaatctttgggtttaaaattgttaatttaataaaaaaaaacatactaaattaaagtaattagCTGCATAAAGAAATCATTATCTAACATCAGAAGTGATATAATTTTACAATGCACAACACATACTAATGCTAgtttgtaaatgatatttaataaacacttactaaaggaaatgaaatatttttttgctatcaaattatgaaataaaacttgcaattaatgaaatttttgctgaacaacatcaaaattattttgtttcaaatattaagattgtttttatgattattataaattaaagcaattctttttttttttttttattattattcaagattttactttttttcattcttgatttattgattttcaatacTATCTTTGGCTAcaaagatttattataattagcATTGTTGAAATGATTAAATGTGAAAGTTGCATGctaatattctttaaatgttctcaataggattaaatttatttaaattcttagtaTTATTGGCAAACCCacaaagaaatttttctctttctgaAGATTATTTAGCTATCAAATTTACCAACAAGTgctccaaaatattgaaaatttttgtaatattatctaGTAAAATCTTGATCTGAATCACCTATTGAATTGAGCAGTTTTCTGCTTTTCTCTATgtcattccaaatcatttgaTACCTCTTCTTTAATATGTTTTGGCTAAATATTGTTCCTTGCAAAAGTAATGGAAGTGAGACCAATAATTACTGGGACCATCcttattgaactttttatttatgtataatttttccaCTGAACAGTCCAAGGTATGATTGtctgaaaactttaatttaattactttccaaACGGAGAATAGTAACATTCTGTACATTTAGTCAAAATTTCTTATTGCCATCTCATGATTGTTTGTTacattataaacattttgtaCTGCTATTGTAATAATGTTGCATTATTAtgtattgtaattatttcttGCAGTTATGTTTTGCATTCTgctatttaatttcagtttacaaaaaaatgcataaagGTGAAATAAGTGAGTTTTACAGatcttactttaaattattagtataataaTTAAAGCAGAGACAAGAATGATTTGGAATGCTTGAGAAAATGgaatactttttactttaaagCTATAGGTGGCTTTAACTTGTTGTTTCTCTGAATTTGAGACTAATAAAGCAGTCTTCTTTATATATAAGGTTTGTGAAAATGTGATTGACTTTTCTTgcatttgaaacttaaaaatataacattttttaaaaagttaaattgtgTCTGTAGATAAATTGGagtgattaattcttttttatatcaattcatatttttttgagattgcaattaagtattttgttatacatatttttactaaatgtaaCTACTCTGATATTAAGACATCTTAAATACACCTGTGTTTTTCAAAACTGTGaaaagctaaaatttttaaagtttagttgtaagttaatactataaaatgttattttttatattattaacttatcACTTAATGGAAATGCTTAAGACTAAATGACTACATACAGATTTGGCGATCAGAGTGAATGTGCATTAAGGAAcagttctttattaaatgaatttgattataagaatatttttcgtGATTGAAcgcacaataaattttaaaaaaaaatcttttgttccCGGaaggcttttaatttttttgttacattttcagATGTTTCAATCTTAGTTTCAGATATTGAACTATTTTAAATCTATGAGTAAATCTAagctcttattattattattttttgatgatttatccgaaatataaaatttttagttgttaagtgtataataaagtataatattgATACcacaaatcttttataaaatatgttgtaGAATTtgttatcttaaaacaatttattgGTACTggtgatttatatatatttaatatattacataatttataattttattctttacaatttttgatGAGAGTATAAAGCATGAATGTTGCACAGAATTCGTTGTGCATGTGAAACATCTTTCTCATTTATGTCACGCCAgtgatatatatatgtgtgtgtgtgtgtgttttattttaatcattgtaaGTT
The Argiope bruennichi chromosome 6, qqArgBrue1.1, whole genome shotgun sequence DNA segment above includes these coding regions:
- the LOC129972297 gene encoding plasmanylethanolamine desaturase-like: MSSCLLSPVKTEKQIFEDSMPEDDPNCNSDVIKEDFKQEDFTKPRWGPNHAGAKELASLYTRGKRIQEIISVLLCLALMAINFVHLIYFFQPSQWSSILIAALCGVILADFLSGLVHWGADTWGSVDLPIVGKAFIRPFREHHIDPTAITRHDFIETNGDNFMVPIPFLAYMAYQFFSYPAEKIFRIYHWNCFVFLLGLFIAMTNQIHKWSHTYFGIPYWVTVLQDFHIILPRRHHRIHHVAPHETYFCITTGWLNYPLEKLGFWTCLEWAIQTLFSCKPRTDDLKWAQRKD